Within the Zea mays cultivar B73 chromosome 10, Zm-B73-REFERENCE-NAM-5.0, whole genome shotgun sequence genome, the region cctccgtttctttgtaGTTATCGCTgcatagttcaattttgcactatccagcgataaCTAAAAtgaaacggagggagtagctCTTAGGTATGTACAACCTAATTAAACAAGAGGTTTTTTTAGTCTTTAGTGGATTAAGTGAAAAAATCAAGAGACATACTCTTCGTGAAGAACTCGTTTCTAGACGATTCTTTATACATTCTGTATCTTGGCTGCAATTATTATTTATGGGCTTAGTGTTGtatcactacaccaaaatcatacacttcctacgatTTTTTAACTttctacagcttttataacaaaccataggaaataaataactttcgAGAGACAACTGGTAGCTCTaagaaataaacataacttcctacgatATTTTATAAAAGttataggaagttagctttcataTGCTGACCCGTGTGTGCGGTTAagcgagccgctaacttcctagaggcagccgtagaaagttagcatgggcagctaacttcctacggccttctCTAGGAGGTTAGCTTTCAGTTGCTGATCTGCGGGTGCGgtcaaacgagccgctaacttcttacgaccgcctctaggaagttagctgcacatgctaactttctacggcctcctctaagaagttagatttcagcttttgaccagtcaaacaaaaagctaacttcctacgacctgctctaggaagttaattaacttcctagagtacatgtacaacctctaggaagttaagtaacttcctacagctttactctaggaagttatattTTTTATCTTAAACCACTACTCAATCTTATCATCTTCTCACTCTCCTTTCTCCCTCCCATGTCTTCCACCAGGACCAAAGCCGCCGCCGCACGCCCCCGTCAGCGCGCCCGCTCCCGCCTCCGCCCGCCCCTCTCGACCATGCCCCCGTCCGTCGCGCCCGCCGACGTGCCCAACCCTGGCCCCGCCCGCCGTGTTCTCGCACAGCAGCGGCCCACTCAACGGCGGCGACTCTCTCTCCGACAGCCCACCAGTCTTGCCGGAGATCGATGACGCAAAGGTCAGTTCTTGCCTCGCCACCTTCTCGTGCCTCGGGGATACTACTAGGCACACGTACAACTAGCTTCTCTGCAATTTTTGGCGATGAACTCGTAGACTAGCATCGGGACCTCCACTTCGAGGCAGCAGCCCAGGAGCTTGACGATGTTCTTGTGGTTGATCTGGGAGAGGATGAGCATCTCCTTGCCGAACTCCTTCTTCTGCTGCTCGCTGGCCATCAACGAGACGCACCGTTTAACCGCGACGACACCGTCGTCCTTGAACAGGCCCCTATAGACGGTGCCGAAGCCACCGCGGCCGAGGA harbors:
- the LOC109942906 gene encoding wall-associated receptor kinase-like 1; translated protein: MLLLHEISLKQGTAFTVFTEAELIEATDNFADKNILGRGGFGTVYRGLFKDDGVVAVKRCVSLMASEQQKKEFGKEMLILSQINHKNIVKLLGCCLEVEVPMLVYEFIAKNCRETGGLSERESPPLSGPLLCENTAGGARVGHVGGRDGRGHGREGRAEAGAGALTGACGGGFGPGGRHGREKGE